In a single window of the Dreissena polymorpha isolate Duluth1 chromosome 3, UMN_Dpol_1.0, whole genome shotgun sequence genome:
- the LOC127872228 gene encoding histidine N-alpha-methyltransferase-like, translating into MTSTNIDQQILEGLTSSNMDQQILKGLTSTPKYVPLWFRYDKQGCIFDDDFITGNPYYYLHRSDLDVLSTNIQDMLQETGLPVNLIDMGSGNSQKSRIVINAILKHQDKLTYIPMDISPGMFESMSIAGKKMYVWFAALQNLPYDSQIEQLRSIAKTLSADDCLLVSFDTTLNTNEVQKAYLNPTGSGHDLYWNALWRLNNDYGANFDTDNFYLEAEFVLSEKVDVLSGVKLKAVSRQCHSVAIEGLSITLTIAKGEEIYLHEGEYSSCKYTEAQIRHIARQSGLDVKKTWTDVNKHSALCCMKLNSAI; encoded by the exons ATGACGTCCACAAACATAGACCAACAGATTCTCGAAGGATTGACTTCCTCAAACATGGACCAACAGATTCTCAAGGGGCTGACATCCACACCAAAGTACGTGCCGCTTTGGTTTAGGTACGACAAACAGGGCTGCATTTTCGATGATGATTTCATCACGGGAAATCCCTACTATTATCTGCATCGCTCAGATTTGGACGTATTATCCACCAACATTCAG GATATGTTACAAGAAACTGGTCTACCAGTGAATTTGATTGATATGGGAAGTGGTAATTCACAGAAGAGCAGGATTGTAATTAACGCAATTTTGAAACATCAAGACAAGCTTACATATATACCAATGGATATATCGCCGGGTATGTTTGAATCAAT GTCGATCGCGGGGAAGAAAATGTACGTGTGGTTTGCAGCACTACAAAACCTACCTTACGACAGCCAGATTGAACAACTAAGGTCCATTGCAAAAACCTTGTCAG CGGACGACTGTTTGCTGGTGTCATTTGATACCACATTGAACACGAACGAGGTTCAAAAGGCCTACTTGAATCCGACCG GTAGCGGTCACGACTTATATTGGAACGCCCTCTGGCGTTTGAATAACGACTACGGTGCCAACTTCGATACAGATAACTTCTATTTGGAAGCTGAGTTCGTTTTAAGCGAAAAGGTCGACGTCTTGAGCGGCGTAAAACTGAAAGCTGTCTCGCGTCAATGCCACAGTGTTGCGATAG AAGGTTTAAGTATCACGCTGACGATCGCCAAAGGGGAGGAAATATACCTCCACGAGGGTGAATACTCCAGCTGTAAATACACGGAAGCTCAAATACGCCATATCGCGCGTCAAAGTGGGTTAGATGTAAAGAAAACTTGGACCGATGTTAATAAACATAGCGCTCTGTGTTGTATGAAACTAAACAGTGctatttaa